The nucleotide window TTAATCGGTTTTACCGGGACCGTTACCGGGATGATTGAGGCGTTTATGGATATTCAGTCGTTGCAGGGAAATGTAAATCCAAGTGTACTGGCCGGAGGTATTTGGGAAGCGCTTATTACGACTGCTACCGGACTTATCGTGGGTATTATCGCATACGGATTTTATAACTTTTTGCTGGGTAAAATTAATCGCATGGTTCATGAGCTGGAAAATGCATCTGCCGATTTTGTAGATATGCTTCAGGCCCCATCAAACAAGAAGGATAAAGAACGACAGAAGGTAGGATAATATGGATTTCCGAAAAGATGACGAACGGATGGAGCCATTGACGCTGTTTTCACAGTCGTCGTTGACAGATATTGTCTTGTTGCTCCTGATCTTTTTTCTGTTGACGTCTTCGTTTGTAACTAACTTTGGGATTAAAGTAGATATTCCGAAAGCAGAAACGGGAGCACAGACTGAGGCACAGTTTATTACCGTTGCGGTTACAAAAGATGGTCAATTTTTTGTTGACGGTGAGCCGACAGCTAATGGAATGTTAGCTTCAACATTGCGTAAAGCAAAAAATAACAATCAGCAGGCTACACTCGTTTTACGAGCAGATAAAGACGCAATTATTGATAATGCGGTTCGGGTTATGAACATTGCCAAAGCCCTGGATTTACGAATTATAATGGCAACGGAACAGGGATCCCGATAAGGATAGAGCAGAATGGAGGAGCAACCGTTTTTTAAAAAAGATGAAGATCGTTTTGCGATGGCTGTTACGGGAGGGCTACATCTTGTGCTGGTTGTTTTCTTTTTGATTTATACCTTTTCAATTGAATCGAACGTGCGTCCCTCGTTTATTGAAGTAGAATTCGGAGAGTTTCAATCTGGGACTCCCGCCGAATATGC belongs to Fodinibius sp. Rm-B-1B1-1 and includes:
- a CDS encoding ExbD/TolR family protein translates to MDFRKDDERMEPLTLFSQSSLTDIVLLLLIFFLLTSSFVTNFGIKVDIPKAETGAQTEAQFITVAVTKDGQFFVDGEPTANGMLASTLRKAKNNNQQATLVLRADKDAIIDNAVRVMNIAKALDLRIIMATEQGSR